A region of Necator americanus strain Aroian chromosome I, whole genome shotgun sequence DNA encodes the following proteins:
- a CDS encoding hypothetical protein (NECATOR_CHRI.G833.T1), translated as MNSTIMELEVDDENSIYAIFKLIERSSVITWLRQNFPYLLPLLCVVGIVGNSMALLLIRTNFWLRRLTSNVYLCTLSVSSCVFLFTLIVSWVDSMYRLHIYMDSEIGCKLFTFLAHLSDFICVWMISWISCDRMVVLYRPAFRKWVCTKRFARNWMICTLVTSILFYSWVFMFAGLEEYKYGLFCGLSSKAQVFGYPVADHYFLFTLLDTAICTLLPAILIMFVNSLSIYRYRQCMRIYSSGVLRVRFDRSSNENPIPYEETTAKKLLLSQTHTNTHMSTQSNRSSCGKLRSSDLQLSRTLLIVTSTFVLLNVPSYMMRIIQYIFEPRTHIFHFLHYISYLIYYLHHAVLFYMYIFWSPQMKKQLKPTAIRLLECYCFKTVPEFGHRSTSLQAFN; from the exons atgaattcGACGATAATGGAATTGGAAGTTGACGATGAGAATTCGATTTATGCTATATTTAAATTAATCGAACGTTCATCCGTGATCACATGGCTGCGACAGAATTTCCCCTACCTGCTACCGTTGCTATGTGTGGTTGGAATTGTTGGGAATTCGATGGCACTACTTTTGATAAg gACAAACTTCTGGCTTCGACGACTCACATCAAATGTGTATTTGTGCACGTTGTCGGTTTCAAGCTGTGTATTCCTATTTACG CTTATTGTATCATGGGTCGATTCTATGTATCGACTACATATTTATATGGATTCGGAGATTGGCTGCAAACTGTTCACGTTTCTTGCTCACCTCTCCGATTTTATCTGTGTATGGATGATTTCGTGGATATCATGCGATAGAATGGTTGTGCTCTATCGACCTG CTTTCCGAAAATGGGTTTGTACGAAACGTTTTGCACGTAACTGGATGATATGCACATTGGTGACGTCAATTTTGTTCTATAGTTGGGTGTTTATGTTTGCCGGTCTGGAAGAGTACAAATATGGTCTATTCTGTGGATTAAGCAGTAAAGCACAAGTGTTTGG ttATCCTGTGGCTGATCACTATTTCCTGTTCACACTACTGGATACAGCTATTTGTACACTTTTACCCGCTATTCTCATCATGTTCGTCAATTCCCTATCCATTTATCGTTACCGACAATGTATGCGTATCTACTCTTCCGGTGTGCTACGAGTTCGATTCGATCGTTCATCAAACGAGAATCCAATACCATac GAAGAAACCACAGCGAAAAAATTACTGCTTAGCCAGACTCATACTAATACGCATATGTCAACGCAGTCAAATCGGTCCTCATGTGGTAAACTCCGTTCATCGGATCTTCAACTAAGTCGAACATTGCTTATTGTTACAAG TACGTTCGTTCTCCTCAACGTGCCCAGCTACATGATGAGAATCATACAGTACATCTTCGAACCACGAacacatatttttcattttctacactATATTTCCTACCTAATCTACTATCTTCACCATGCTGTTCTATtctatatgtacatattttggAG cCCACAAATGAAGAAACAATTGAAGCCGACAGCTATACGTCTTCTTGAATGTTACTGCTTTAAGACAGTACCAGAATTCGGTCATCGTTCTACATCTCTTCAAGCTTTCAactag
- a CDS encoding hypothetical protein (NECATOR_CHRI.G834.T1), whose translation MTYTSDETSLQGNAIGVDESWRGLRKRCELSRDESGRSSVPAILQWYPSSTPVTKEIQTATQKWPWARLPAEGQLRVESWEEYEDKG comes from the exons ATGACGTATACGTCAGATGAGACGTCATTGCAAGGGAATGCAATAGGAGTCGACGAGAGCTGGCGAGGTCTGAGGAAAAGATGTGAGTTAAGTCGAGACGAGTCGG GAAGAAGTTCGGTACCAGCTATACTTCAATGGTATCCATCGTCTACTCCGGTCACCAAAGAAATCCAGACAGCTACACAGAAATGGCCATGGGCCCGCCTGCCGGCCGAGGGCCAATTAAGAGTTGAGTCATGGGAAGAGTacgaggataaaggataa
- a CDS encoding hypothetical protein (NECATOR_CHRI.G835.T1): MCTSGFGRPIYARIDRNSGVVHEYERHYAQFPLVIPENDRETASGVALPLGRCAIYCGKGIKDKVNGVNQPLFAYELDFS, translated from the coding sequence ATGTGCACATCTGGGTTTGGACGACCAATCTACGCACGAATAGATAGGAATAGTGGTGTTgttcacgaatatgaacgccattacgctcaattccccttagtGATCCCGGAAAATGATCGTGAAACTGCCTCGGGTGTCGCCCTGCCTCTCGGGAGATGTGCAATTTATTGCGGCaaagggataaaggataaagtgaacGGTGTTAACCAACCTCTATTCGCCTATGAGCTCGACTTTagttga